The sequence below is a genomic window from Methylotuvimicrobium alcaliphilum 20Z.
CTTTTCAAAACCTTGAGACACACCAATTATCATATTATTAATAACGGCACGAGTAGTTCCGGCTTGTGAATTGGCAATTTTATCCGCCTTATCCCACTTAATTTCAATTTGGCTATTATCGATGGCCAGACCTACTTTTTCGTGTAACAAGGCCGACAATTGTCCTTTACTACCTTTTACAGTAACTTCGTTGCCTTCGAGTTTGATATCAATTCCGCTTGGTAGAGTGATAGGTACTTTTGCAATTCTTGACATGACTTGGCTCCCTAATTAACAAACAGTACAAACAACTTCACCGCCATGCCCTATCGCACGTGCCGCTCTGTCAGTCATGACACCTTTCGATGTCGAAACGATAGCTATGCCCAGACCTCCCAATACCTTTGGAAGCTCTTCCTTCGACTTATAAATTCTAAGCCCCGGCCTGCTGATTCTTTTTACTTTTTCGATGACAGGTCGGCCTTGATAGTATTTTAATACTATGGTCATTTCACTATGACTACCTTTCGTCTCAACACTATAGTCGGTGATGTAACCTTCATCTTTTAAAACTTTTACAATGGCTACCTTCAATTTAGAAGAAGGCAGTTTTACGCTAATTTTTCCCGCAGATTGACCATTTCTAATTCTGGTCAACATATCTGCTATTGGGTCTGTCATACTCATTTCAATTCTCCAAACAGATCTTACCAACTCGCCTTAACTAAACCAGGCACATCACCACGCATGGTCGATTCTCTTAATTTATTTCGAGATAAACCGAATTTGCGATAATAGCCATGAGGACGCCCAGTGATATTACACCGGTTGCGCAAACGAGAAGCGCTGGAATCCCTTGGTAGCTTTTGTAATTGAAAATGAGCAGCTTCTTTTTCTTCAAAAGTAGCGCCGGGATTGCGAATGATTTCTTTTAACTCTTTTCGCTTGGTTTCATATTTCTTTACTAATTTGTTACGCTTTACTTCACGCGCAATCATTGATTTTTTAGCCATTAGTCGATCGCCTTTTAGTTTTTGAATGGAAAGTTAAATAGCTTCAACAAAGCCAAACCTTCTTCATTGGTTTTTGCTGTTGTCGTAATGGTAATATCCATTCCGCGAATAGCATCAATTTTGTCATAATCAATTTCAGGAAATATGATTTGCTCTTTGACGCCCATCGAATAATTACCACGCCCATCAAAACTCTTAGGACTCATCCCCCTGAAATCCCTAATGCGAGGAATGGAAATATTAATCAAGCGATCCAAAAATTCGTACATTCTATCACTACGCAGGGTGACTTTACAGCCAATTGGCATGTCATCGCGTATTTTGAACCCGGCTATCGATTTTCTTGCCAAGGTGACAATCGCTTTTTGACCGGCGATTTTTTCCATATCACCGAGAGCGGATTGTAATATTTTCTTATCCGCAACCGCACCGCCAACACCCATATTCAGTGTGATTTTAGTAATCCGGGGTGCCTGCATAATGGATTTGTAGCCGAATTTTTTCATTAATTCCGGCAGGATCTTTTCTTTGTATTCAGCTTCTAGTCTAGCCATGTCTAAATAATCCTCTATTAGATATCAACAACTTCATTAGTTGATTTAAAAAACCTGACTTTTCTTCCATCTTCTAGAAACTTAAAGCCGATTCGATCCGCTTTTAGGGTTTGTGGATTGTAAATACCGATATTAGAAAGGTGGATAGGCATATCTTTATCAACGATACCGCCAGATACTCCGGCACGAGGGTTGCCTTTTTGGTGCTTTTTGACACGGTTGATCCCTTCTACGAGTACCTTGTCATCCTTAAACACTTTAGTTACTTTACCGCGCTTACCTTTATCTCTTCCGGTCAATACAATGACTTCGTCGCCTTGTTTTATTTTTTGCATGATTTAATCCTTTTTTATAGAACTTCAGGAGCCAGAGAAATAATTTTCATGAATTTATCTCCCCTTAATTCGCGAGTTACAGGACCAAATATGCGTGTACCGAGAGGTTGCAATTGGTTATTAAGAATGACGGCGGCATTTCCGTCGAAACGGATAACCGAACCATCAGGACGACGAACTCCTTTACGAGTTCTTACAACCAAGGCGTTGTAAACTTCGCCTTTTTTTACTCTACCACGCGGTATTGCGTCTTTAACACTGACTTTGATAATGTCGCCAATGCCAGCATAACGCCTATGTGAACCGCCTAGCACTTTGATACACATGACCTTTTTTGCACCGCTATTATCGGCAACGTCAAGGTTAGTTTGCATCTGAATCATGATTAATTCCCAATTGTCTCGATATTAAATTCTTTGTGCTTATTTATTGTTGCTTTCAACAACTTCAACTAGCCTGAAGGTTTTGTTTTTGGACATTGGCCTACAAGATGTAATGGACAC
It includes:
- the rplX gene encoding 50S ribosomal protein L24, which codes for MQKIKQGDEVIVLTGRDKGKRGKVTKVFKDDKVLVEGINRVKKHQKGNPRAGVSGGIVDKDMPIHLSNIGIYNPQTLKADRIGFKFLEDGRKVRFFKSTNEVVDI
- the rpsN gene encoding 30S ribosomal protein S14 encodes the protein MAKKSMIAREVKRNKLVKKYETKRKELKEIIRNPGATFEEKEAAHFQLQKLPRDSSASRLRNRCNITGRPHGYYRKFGLSRNKLRESTMRGDVPGLVKASW
- the rpsH gene encoding 30S ribosomal protein S8; protein product: MSMTDPIADMLTRIRNGQSAGKISVKLPSSKLKVAIVKVLKDEGYITDYSVETKGSHSEMTIVLKYYQGRPVIEKVKRISRPGLRIYKSKEELPKVLGGLGIAIVSTSKGVMTDRAARAIGHGGEVVCTVC
- the rplN gene encoding 50S ribosomal protein L14, which translates into the protein MIQMQTNLDVADNSGAKKVMCIKVLGGSHRRYAGIGDIIKVSVKDAIPRGRVKKGEVYNALVVRTRKGVRRPDGSVIRFDGNAAVILNNQLQPLGTRIFGPVTRELRGDKFMKIISLAPEVL
- the rplE gene encoding 50S ribosomal protein L5 — translated: MARLEAEYKEKILPELMKKFGYKSIMQAPRITKITLNMGVGGAVADKKILQSALGDMEKIAGQKAIVTLARKSIAGFKIRDDMPIGCKVTLRSDRMYEFLDRLINISIPRIRDFRGMSPKSFDGRGNYSMGVKEQIIFPEIDYDKIDAIRGMDITITTTAKTNEEGLALLKLFNFPFKN